Proteins from a single region of Primulina tabacum isolate GXHZ01 chromosome 5, ASM2559414v2, whole genome shotgun sequence:
- the LOC142546621 gene encoding putative cytosolic oligopeptidase A, translating into MVSRSSDAIMDSESGSNPLLEEFYFPPFDSILPKHVRPGIRMLLKQLELELEELERTVETTWPKLVDPLERIVDRMAVVWGAVSHLKAVKDNADLRAAIEEVQPDKVAFELKLGQSKPIYHAFKAIRESSEWDTLSDARKRIVESHLKDAVLRGIALEDDEREEFNKIEQELAKLSQKFEENVLDATKKFEKLIIEKKDIEGLPATALGLAAQTAVSKGHENATAESGPWIITLDAPSFMAVMQHAKNRTLREEVYQAYITRASSGDMDNTSIIDQILKLRLEKAKLLGYNNYAEVSMETKMATVEKAGELLEKLHSASWDPAVQDMEDLKFFSRNQGAPEADNLNHWDISFWSERLRESKYEINEEELRPYFSLPKVMDGLFSLVKHLFGIDIEQADGTASVWNSDVRFYRVNDSFGTPIAFFYFDPYSRPSEKRGGAWMDEVVGRSRVMSRDGRTARLPVAHMVCNQMPPVGDKPSLMTFREVETVFHEFGHALQHMLTRQDEGLVAGIKNIEWDAVELPSQFMENWCYHRDTLMSIGKHYETGEAIPEDIYKKLLAARTFRAGSMSLRQLRFATLDLELHTKYAPGGSESIYEVDRRVSQRTQVLPPLPEDRFLCSFSHIFAGGYAAGYYSYKWAEVLSADAFSAFEDAGLNNDEAVKETGHRFRETVLALGGGKPPLEVFVEFRGREPSPEALLRHNGLLQVS; encoded by the exons ATGGTGTCTCGCTCGAGTGACGCGATAATGGATTCGGAGTCCGGAAGTAATCCGCTCTTGGAGGAGTTTTACTTCCCGCCCTTCGATTCGATCCTACCCAAGCATGTCCGTCCCGGCATCCGCATGTTGCTCAAACAGCTT GAATTAGAGCTAGAGGAACTGGAGAGAACAGTGGAAACtacatggccaaaactggtggaTCCACTCGAGAGGATAGTTGACAGGATGGCTGTGGTGTGGGGTGCGGTTTCGCATCTCAAGGCAGTTAAAGATAATGCGGACCTTCGCGCTGCCATTGAGGAAGTCCAG CCGGACAAAGTAGCGTTTGAGCTTAAGTTAGGTCAGAGTAAGCCTATTTACCATGCGTTCAAAGCTATTAGAGAATCGTCTGAATGGGATACCTTGAGTGATGCTCGAAAAAGGATTGTTGAGT CACACTTAAAGGATGCAGTTTTGAGGGGTATTGCCCTTGAAGATGATGAAAGAGAGGAATTCAACAAGATTGAACAG GAATTGGCAAAACTATCTCAAAAATTTGAAGAGAATGTTTTGGATGCGACGAAGAAGTTTGAAAAATTGATAATAGAGAAGAAAGACATCGAAGGGTTGCCAGCTACAGCGCTCGGGTTGGCTGCACAAACAGCAGTGTCCAag GGACATGAAAATGCTACTGCAGAGAGTGGGCCATGGATAATAACATTGGATGCCCCAAGCTTTATGGCAGTTATGCAGCATGCTAAAAATCGAACACTGCGTGAGGAAGTATATCAAGCCTATATAACCCGTGCTTCTAGTGGAGATATGGATAACACATCAATTATTGACCAAATTTTGAAGCTTAGATTGGAAAAGGCTAAGCTTCTCGGGTACAATAATTATGCAGAG GTAAGTATGGAGACCAAGATGGCAACTGTTGAAAAGGCAGGAGAGCTCCTCGAAAAACTACATAGTGCATCTTGGGATCCTGCTGTTCAAG ATATGGAGGATCTCAAATTTTTTTCAAGGAACCAAGGAGCTCCAGAAGCTGATAACTTGAACCATTGGGATATTAGCTTCTGGAGTGAGAGACTTCGTGAATCTAAATACGAAATAAATGAG GAAGAATTGCGTCCTTACTTTTCATTGCCTAAAGTTATGGATGGTCTTTTCAGTCTAGTAAAACACCTGTTTGGGATCGATATTGAACAGGCAGATGGTACAGCTTCG GTATGGAACAGCGACGTTCGGTTTTACCGCGTTAATGACTCTTTTGGCACCCCAATTGCGTTCTTCTATTTTGATCCATATTCTCGTCCGTCTGAGAAACGAGGAGGAGCATGGATGGATGAAGTGGTAGGTCGAAGTCGTGTCATGTCGCGAGATGGTCGTACTGCTAGATTGCCTGTTGCTCATATGGTTTGCAACCAAATGCCACCAGTAGGGGACAAGCCAAGCCTTATGACGTTTCGTGAG GTTGAGACTGTCTTCCATGAATTTGGTCATGCCCTTCAGCATATGCTAACGAGGCAGGATGAAGGTTTGGTTGCTGGTATAAAGAATATAGAGTGGGATGCTGTGGAATTGCCTTCCCAATTTATGGAAAATTGGTGCTACCATAG AGATACCTTGATGAGTATTGGCAAGCATTATGAGACTGGAGAAGCTATTCCAGAAGACATTTACAAAAAGCTTCTTGCTGCCAGGACATTCCGTGCTGGTTCTATGAGTCTTAGACAG CTAAGATTTGCAACTCTTGATCTTGAATTGCACACAAAGTATGCACCTGGTGGTTCAGAGTCGATCTATGAAGTTGACAGAAGGGTCTCTCAAAGAACACAAGTGCTCCCTCCACTTCCTGAAGATAGGTTCCTTTGCAGTTTTAGTCATATTTTTGCTGGTGGATATGCAGCTGGATACTACAGTTACAAG TGGGCTGAAGTTTTATCCGCTGATGCTTTCTCAGCATTTGAGGATGCTGGGTTGAACAATGATGAG GCTGTAAAAGAAACAGGCCATAGATTCCGAGAGACAGTTCTTGCTCTTGGAGGCGGTAAGCCACCCCTAGAG GTGTTTGTGGAATTCAGAGGGCGTGAGCCCTCACCAGAGGCACTGCTTAGGCACAACGGATTATTGCAAGTTTCATGA
- the LOC142546618 gene encoding uncharacterized protein At4g37920 encodes MAAKPSIFRAAMAPFPAELPSISSKLRAISTSPLMLSYFKSYHSTPHKPKSNIRFLAIPVTEAEADVETDIEVVEGCTMTQFCDKMIDVFLNEKPKSKDWKRLLIFRDEWNKYRERFYTRCKVRADAENDAQMKQRLIELSRKVRKIDDEMEEHTQLLKEVQDSPLDINAIVAKRRKDFTGDFFRHLTLLSETYDGLEDQDTIARLGARCLAAVSAFDNTLEIVGTLDTAQEKFDDILNSPSIDVACEKIKSLAKAKELDSSLILLINGAWASAKESASMKNEVKEIMYRLYKTTQSSLRSIVPKEIKLLKYLLNIVDPEERFSALATAFSPGDERDVKEQNAIYTTPKELHKWVKIMLDAYHLSQEETEIREAKKMNRPVVIQRLFILKETIEEEYLERNNTIEKDANSEEL; translated from the exons ATGGCAGCTAAACCCTCAATCTTCAGAGCTGCCATGGCTCCCTTTCCTGCCGAATTACCCTCCATTTCGTCTAAATTACGCGCCATATCTACTTCCCCTCTCATGCTATCATACTTTAAATCCTACCACTCCACTCCCCACAAACCAAAGAGTAATATTC GGTTCTTGGCCATTCCTGTTACCGAGGCAGAAGCAGATGTTGAGACTGATATTGAAGTAGTAGAAGGATGCACAATGACCCAATTTTGTGACAAGATGATTGATGTGTTCTTAAATGAGAAACCTAAGTCTAAAGATTGGAAGAGATTGTTGATTTTCAGAGATGAGTGGAATAAATACCGGGAAAGGTTTTATACTCGGTGTAAAGTGAGGGCTGATGCTGAAAATGATGCTCAAATGAAGCAAAGATTGATTGAATTGTCAAGAAAAGTTAGAAAG ATTGACGATGAAATGGAAGAGCATACTCAACTTCTTAAGGAGGTACAAGATAGTCCCCTTGACATAAACGCGATTGTAGCAAAGCGAAGAAAGGATTTCACAGGAGACTTCTTTCGGCATCTCACTTTACTTTCGGAAACCTATGATGGGTTGGAGGACCAAGATA CGATTGCCCGACTCGGTGCTAGATGCTTAGCAGCGGTTAGTGCTTTTGATAACACTTTGGAGATTGTGGGCACTTTAGACACCGCCcaggaaaaatttgatgacATCTTGAATTCCCCTTCAATCGATGTGGCTTGCGAAAAGATCAAAAGCCTTGCTAAGGCGAAAGAACTTGACTCATCCTTGATTCTACTGATTAATGGTGCTTGGGCATCTGCAAAGGAGTCTGCAAGCATGAAAAATGAG GTGAAAGAAATAATGTACCGTTTGTACAAGACGACACAAAGTAGTTTAAGGAGTATTGTACCCAAAGAAATCAAGCTGCTCAAGTATTTGCTGAACATAGTTGATCCTGAAGAGCGATTTTCAGCGCTAGCCACAGCCTTCTCTCCTGGTGATGAACGTGATGTCAAAGAACAAAATGCCATATACAC AACACCTAAGGAACTGCACAAATGGGTTAAGATCATGCTCGACGCATACCACCTGAGCCAAGAAGAAACCGAAATTCGGGAAGCCAAGAAAATGAATCGACCTGTGGTGATCCAGAGACTTTTCATATTGAAAGAAACTATCGAAGAAGAGTACTTGGAGCGGAATAATACAATCGAAAAAGATGCAAACTCAGAGGAGTTGTGA
- the LOC142546620 gene encoding LOW QUALITY PROTEIN: glycine-rich domain-containing protein 1-like (The sequence of the model RefSeq protein was modified relative to this genomic sequence to represent the inferred CDS: inserted 1 base in 1 codon) encodes MEMEWKKAQSIEISVDLVSAAKRQLQFLAAVDRKRWLYEGRGLERAITRYNTCWIPLLAKHSESPLCEGPLVVPFDCEWIWHCHRLNPVVYKSDCEEFYGRILDNSNVVSTVGGTLMKSSEEIWKNLYPDEPYELDLADALNDNSNVKQLGGEKCTMYDLVSAVQRQSPFFYQVSRLHMNNENYLEGSVARYKGFLHLIKRNKERFIKSFSVPTYDIDLIWHTHQLHPVSYCKELVAVMGKVLEHDDSDSDRIKGQKLDVGFSGTTKNWEELYGSRYWRAGAMYRGSNPLPVRTTPYSGFLTEEMATSDGSQSITLPEMKVVEVMLEFVDVRNLPEGHKGSLLVFFSKTQPDAIFNAKRSFTILTESGDKQVASFNCEPTGHLILELMSCIPSSLPVLKSYKTMGSCSIHLEHLLAPGSYPMVEKWVELVPSSNMTESKPIGLRVAISVTTPTPTPHVLRMIRTQPFMKRSCLFPRPGRNQLAKSWTRVVNEAGDTIISLKIRGFKKFKGKKTIVGRKLVGIMQSGETCLLAEFADSKWAFVNSPWSLKFPNSNEDDGHLLELFGPQNVRLFSGDRLDYESTDCLKHKHKNELESHLITAVEFSAEHPYGRAVALLDMKSGIVKVKDEWFLLPAIILSFMLGNVLIKEMHANVRVHTKEARHSIKEINLKGMNGRTTTDSGGCGGCGGGGCGNMASCGGCGXGCGGGCGGMAKNGGCGGCGGGCGGMAKNGGCGGCGSGGCGGSCGNNLADADGQANQSIIQGNEILVA; translated from the exons ATGGAGATGGAGTGGAAAAAAGCGCAGAGCATTGAAATAAGCGTAGACCTTGTATCCGCGGCAAAAAGGCAGCTCCAGTTTCTTGCGGCTGTGGATAGAAAGCGTTGGCTTTATGAAGGGCGGGGTCTAGAAAGGGCCATTACCAG GTACAATACTTGTTGGATTCCTTTGCTGGCAAAACATTCTGAATCCCCACTGTGTGAAGGCCCATTGGTGGTTCCATTTGACTGTGAATGGATTTGGCATTGTCACAGGCTAAATCCA GTCGTGTACAAATCTGACTGTGAGGAGTTCTATGGGAGAATTCTGGACAATTCCAATGTTGTTTCTACTGTGGGAGGAACTTTGATGAAGTCAtctgaagaaatttggaagaattTATACCCTGATGAGCCCTATGAACTGGATCTAGCTGACGCTTTGAATGACAATTCAAATGTAAAGCAACTTGGAGGCGAAAAGTGCACCATGTATGATCTAGTGTCAGCTGTTCAGAGGCAAAGTCCATTCTTTTACCAG GTGTCCAGGCTCCATATGAACAATGAAAACTATCTTGAGGGATCTGTGGCTAGGTACAAAGGATTTTTGCACCTTATTAAGAGAAATAAGGAGAGATTCATCAAAAGCTTCTCAGTTCCAACTTATGATATAGACCTCATTTGGCACACTCACCAGTTGCATCCAGTTTCGTATTGCAAAGAACTCGTAGCAGTAATGGGAAAAGTATTAGAACATGATGACTCTGATTCAGACAGAATTAAAGGGCAGAAACTGGATGTTGGATTTTCAGGGACTACAAAGAACTGGGAGGAACTGTATGGTTCTAGATATTGGAGAGCAGGAGCAATGTACAGAGGTAGCAACCCTTTGCCAGTCAGAACTACTCCTTACTCCGGCTTCTTGACCGAGGAAATGGCCACATCCGATGGAAGTCAAAGCATTACACTTCCTGAGATGAAAGTAGTGGAG GTAATGCTAGAGTTCGTGGATGTAAGAAATCTGCCGGAGGGGCACAAAGGAAGTCTTTTGGTGTTCTTCAGTAAAACTCAACCTGATgcaatcttcaatgcaaagcgGAGCTTTACAATTTTAACTGAATCTGGAGACAAACAGGTGGCTTCCTTCAATTGTGAACCAACTGGGCATCTGATACTTGAACTTATGTCATGCATACCTTCCAGCTTACCAGTATTAAAGTCATACAAAACTATGGGCAGCTGTTCCATACATTTAGAACATTTATTGGCCCCAGGTTCTTACCCAATGGTGGAGAAATGGGTGGAATTGGTGCCGAGTTCAAATATGACAGAATCCAAACCAATTGGCCTACGAGTGGCCATCTCAGTTACTACGCCAACTCCGACACCACATGTTCTTCGTATGATTCGTACTCAGCCGTTCATGAAAAGATCTTGCCTTTTCCCACGACCAGGAAGGAACCAATTGGCTAAAAGTTGGACTAGAGTTGTCAATGAAGCTGGAGATACTATCATCAGTTTAAAGATCAG AGGTTTCAAGAAGTTTAAGGGTAAGAAAACCATAGTTGGAAGAAAGTTGGTGGGCATCATGCAATCAGGTGAAACATGCTTGCTGGCTGAGTTTGCCGACTCGAAGTGGGCATTTGTAAATTCTCCATGGTCCCTTAAGTTTCCAAATTCAAACGAAGATGATGGCCACCTCTTGGAGCTGTTTGGCCCTCAGAAT GTTAGACTTTTCAGTGGTGATAGGCTTGATTATGAATCAACAGACTGCTTGAAACATAAACACAAAAATGAGCTTGAAAGCCACCTAATAACAGCAGTAGAATTCTCTGCTGAACACCCCTATGGCAGGGCGGTGGCATTACTTGACATGAAATCTGGCATTGTTAAG GTCAAAGATGAGTGGTTCCTTCTTCCCGCAATTATACTCAGCTTTATGCTTGGCAACGTATTGATCAAAGAGATGCATGCTAATGTTAGAGTACATACGAAGGAGGCACGACACTCAATCAAAGAAATTAACCTAAAGGGTATGAATGGAAGAACTACTACAGACTCTGGAGGCTGCGGTGGATGTGGTGGGGGTGGATGTGGAAACATGGCAAGTTGTGGCGGTTGTG GGGGTTGTGGCGGTGGGTGTGGAGGCATGGCAAAGAATGGTGGCTGCGGAGGTTGTGGCGGTGGGTGTGGAGGCATGGCAAAGAATGGTGGCTGCGGCGGTTGTGGCAGCGGAGGTTGTGGGGGTAGCTGTGGAAACAACTTAGCGGATGCTGATGGACAAGCAAATCAAAGTATAATCCAAGGAAATGAGATATTAGTGGCGTGA
- the LOC142544783 gene encoding uncharacterized protein At5g65660-like, with protein MESLNHGDPPFPHGSSSRPTIAFPLGTVLLLLVIFGLSGILSFCYHWEKRRNATPRRTARVEAGALDVGRCKPQAPNMNLKQPKNNGLPVVVMPGDNVPKFIALPSPRLEKIIVDVPPPPPPKPLRTAFRLN; from the exons ATGGAGAGCCTGAATCACGGAGATCCTCCGTTTCCACACGGCTCAAGTTCACGGCCTACGATTGCGTTTCCACTAGGCACAGTCCTATTATTGTTGGTTATCTTCGGCCTCAGCGGCATATTATCATTTTGTTACCACTGGGAGAAGCGCCGCAACGCTACACCCCGCCGTACAGCCCGTGTCGAGGCCGGTGCTCTTGATGTTGGTCGTTGCAAACCTCAAGCACCAAATATG AATTTGAAGCAGCCAAAAAATAATGGCCTTCCAGTTGTAGTCATGCCTGGGGATAATGTTCCCAAATTCATAGCACTGCCTTCTCCGAGACTGGAGAAAATCATAGTGGATGTGCCGCCACCTCCGCCGCCTAAGCCCCTGCGGACTGCTTTCCGGTTGAATTAA
- the LOC142546622 gene encoding auxin-responsive protein IAA9-like isoform X1, with the protein MSQQLGNQAYSSQLGASSHGVMGVEGQSQCSTSWMDSSASLEYVSQNGSRLKEHNYFGLCEFSLVDSSTVSSMSQEDDKNLNLKATDLKLGLPGSHSPGRDSDITPISTINLDEKPLFPLVPSIDRIRSSSQKIVVSGSKRGFSDTESKDGLFSEENWMFNARGSDSTQENLADNSEINVMLSKRPSVSQSSIKTEVPVKTSKSCHNNVNVSNTNIAPAAKTQIVGWPPIRSFRKNSLTSRSKNNNEVDGKPGPGGTFVKVCLAAAPYLRKVDLRTYSSYEELSFALEKMFSCFTIGQCGPPGAQSREILSEGKFRDHLYGSEYLLTYEDKDGDWMLVGDVPWEMFITSCKKLKIMKGSDAIGLAPGAVGKCESPN; encoded by the exons ATGAGCCAACAGTTGGGAAATCAGGCATATTCAAGTCAGTTAGGAGCATCCTCCCACGGTGTCATG GGTGTTGAAGGGCAAAGCCAGTGTAGTACTTCCTGGATGGATTCCTCAGCTTCTTTAGAATATGTTTCTCAGAATGGCTCGCGGTTGAAAGAGCACAATTACTTTGGGCTTTGTGAATTTTCCTTGGTTGACAGCTCTACAGTCTCCTCTATGTCTCAGGAAGATGACAAAAACTTAAATCTGAAAGCCACAGATTTGAAGCTTGGTCTTCCTGGATCACATTCCCCTGGACGTGATTCAGACATTACTCCGATAAGCACCATAAATCTTGATGAGAAGCCATTGTTTCCCTTGGTTCCTTCCATTGACAGAATCCGCTCATCGTCACAGAAGATTGTTGTTTCTGGAAGCAAAAGAGGATTCTCAGACACCGAATCAAAAGATGGCTTGTTTAGTGAAGAAAATTGGATGTTTAATGCAAGAGGATCTGATTCTACACAGGAAAACTTGGCTGATAATTCTGAGATAAATGTTATGCTCTCCAAAAGGCCGTCTGTGTCTCAGTCTTCCATTAAAACAGAAGTACCTgtaaaaacatcaaaatcatGCCATAACAATGTTAATGTATCTAACACCAACATTGCACCCGCTGCTAA GACACAGATTGTTGGTTGGCCTCCTATCAGATCTTTTAGGAAGAATTCTCTGACATCAAGATCAAAGAACAACAATGAAGTTGATGGCAAACCAGGTCCTGGTGGTACTTTTGTAAAGGTCTGCTTGGCCGCTGCTCCTTATTTGCGAAAGGTTGATCTTAGAACATATTCCTCCTATGAAGAACTTTCTTTTGCTCTTGAGAAAATGTTCAGCTGTTTTACCATTG GACAATGTGGACCTCCAGGAGCTCAAAGTAGAGAAATCCTGAGTGAGGGTAAGTTTAGGGATCATCTGTATGGATCTGAATATTTGTTGACGTATGAGGACAAAGATGGTGACTGGATGCTTGTTGGAGATGTCCCATGGGA GATGTTCATCACTTCATGCAAGAAGCTCAAAATAATGAAAGGCTCTGATGCTATCGGATTAG CTCCCGGGGCCGTGGGAAAATGTGAATCCCCAAACTAG
- the LOC142546622 gene encoding auxin-responsive protein IAA9-like isoform X2 has translation MSQQLGNQAYSSQLGASSHGVMGVEGQSQCSTSWMDSSASLEYVSQNGSRLKEHNYFGLCEFSLVDSSTVSSMSQEDDKNLNLKATDLKLGLPGSHSPGRDSDITPISTINLDEKPLFPLVPSIDRIRSSSQKIVVSGSKRGFSDTESKDGLFSEENWMFNARGSDSTQENLADNSEINVMLSKRPSVSQSSIKTEVPVKTSKSCHNNVNVSNTNIAPAAKTQIVGWPPIRSFRKNSLTSRSKNNNEVDGKPGPGGTFVKVCLAAAPYLRKVDLRTYSSYEELSFALEKMFSCFTIGQCGPPGAQSREILSEGKFRDHLYGSEYLLTYEDKDGDWMLVGDVPWDSRGRGKM, from the exons ATGAGCCAACAGTTGGGAAATCAGGCATATTCAAGTCAGTTAGGAGCATCCTCCCACGGTGTCATG GGTGTTGAAGGGCAAAGCCAGTGTAGTACTTCCTGGATGGATTCCTCAGCTTCTTTAGAATATGTTTCTCAGAATGGCTCGCGGTTGAAAGAGCACAATTACTTTGGGCTTTGTGAATTTTCCTTGGTTGACAGCTCTACAGTCTCCTCTATGTCTCAGGAAGATGACAAAAACTTAAATCTGAAAGCCACAGATTTGAAGCTTGGTCTTCCTGGATCACATTCCCCTGGACGTGATTCAGACATTACTCCGATAAGCACCATAAATCTTGATGAGAAGCCATTGTTTCCCTTGGTTCCTTCCATTGACAGAATCCGCTCATCGTCACAGAAGATTGTTGTTTCTGGAAGCAAAAGAGGATTCTCAGACACCGAATCAAAAGATGGCTTGTTTAGTGAAGAAAATTGGATGTTTAATGCAAGAGGATCTGATTCTACACAGGAAAACTTGGCTGATAATTCTGAGATAAATGTTATGCTCTCCAAAAGGCCGTCTGTGTCTCAGTCTTCCATTAAAACAGAAGTACCTgtaaaaacatcaaaatcatGCCATAACAATGTTAATGTATCTAACACCAACATTGCACCCGCTGCTAA GACACAGATTGTTGGTTGGCCTCCTATCAGATCTTTTAGGAAGAATTCTCTGACATCAAGATCAAAGAACAACAATGAAGTTGATGGCAAACCAGGTCCTGGTGGTACTTTTGTAAAGGTCTGCTTGGCCGCTGCTCCTTATTTGCGAAAGGTTGATCTTAGAACATATTCCTCCTATGAAGAACTTTCTTTTGCTCTTGAGAAAATGTTCAGCTGTTTTACCATTG GACAATGTGGACCTCCAGGAGCTCAAAGTAGAGAAATCCTGAGTGAGGGTAAGTTTAGGGATCATCTGTATGGATCTGAATATTTGTTGACGTATGAGGACAAAGATGGTGACTGGATGCTTGTTGGAGATGTCCCATGGGA CTCCCGGGGCCGTGGGAAAATGTGA
- the LOC142546622 gene encoding auxin-responsive protein IAA9-like isoform X3 has protein sequence MDSSASLEYVSQNGSRLKEHNYFGLCEFSLVDSSTVSSMSQEDDKNLNLKATDLKLGLPGSHSPGRDSDITPISTINLDEKPLFPLVPSIDRIRSSSQKIVVSGSKRGFSDTESKDGLFSEENWMFNARGSDSTQENLADNSEINVMLSKRPSVSQSSIKTEVPVKTSKSCHNNVNVSNTNIAPAAKTQIVGWPPIRSFRKNSLTSRSKNNNEVDGKPGPGGTFVKVCLAAAPYLRKVDLRTYSSYEELSFALEKMFSCFTIGQCGPPGAQSREILSEGKFRDHLYGSEYLLTYEDKDGDWMLVGDVPWEMFITSCKKLKIMKGSDAIGLAPGAVGKCESPN, from the exons ATGGATTCCTCAGCTTCTTTAGAATATGTTTCTCAGAATGGCTCGCGGTTGAAAGAGCACAATTACTTTGGGCTTTGTGAATTTTCCTTGGTTGACAGCTCTACAGTCTCCTCTATGTCTCAGGAAGATGACAAAAACTTAAATCTGAAAGCCACAGATTTGAAGCTTGGTCTTCCTGGATCACATTCCCCTGGACGTGATTCAGACATTACTCCGATAAGCACCATAAATCTTGATGAGAAGCCATTGTTTCCCTTGGTTCCTTCCATTGACAGAATCCGCTCATCGTCACAGAAGATTGTTGTTTCTGGAAGCAAAAGAGGATTCTCAGACACCGAATCAAAAGATGGCTTGTTTAGTGAAGAAAATTGGATGTTTAATGCAAGAGGATCTGATTCTACACAGGAAAACTTGGCTGATAATTCTGAGATAAATGTTATGCTCTCCAAAAGGCCGTCTGTGTCTCAGTCTTCCATTAAAACAGAAGTACCTgtaaaaacatcaaaatcatGCCATAACAATGTTAATGTATCTAACACCAACATTGCACCCGCTGCTAA GACACAGATTGTTGGTTGGCCTCCTATCAGATCTTTTAGGAAGAATTCTCTGACATCAAGATCAAAGAACAACAATGAAGTTGATGGCAAACCAGGTCCTGGTGGTACTTTTGTAAAGGTCTGCTTGGCCGCTGCTCCTTATTTGCGAAAGGTTGATCTTAGAACATATTCCTCCTATGAAGAACTTTCTTTTGCTCTTGAGAAAATGTTCAGCTGTTTTACCATTG GACAATGTGGACCTCCAGGAGCTCAAAGTAGAGAAATCCTGAGTGAGGGTAAGTTTAGGGATCATCTGTATGGATCTGAATATTTGTTGACGTATGAGGACAAAGATGGTGACTGGATGCTTGTTGGAGATGTCCCATGGGA GATGTTCATCACTTCATGCAAGAAGCTCAAAATAATGAAAGGCTCTGATGCTATCGGATTAG CTCCCGGGGCCGTGGGAAAATGTGAATCCCCAAACTAG